A single window of Vibrio stylophorae DNA harbors:
- a CDS encoding NAD-dependent epimerase/dehydratase family protein: protein MKILILAGTGFIGAEVSKQLVNRGHDVTVFHRPNKSNISYNEIHGDYNDKADLSRAINETMPDVIIHMRALCKENIKSLESALNNQKIKVIIISSCDVYKAYDILCNGLIENIIQTPLDENAEIRSSRFPYRGKIDSDFAYDYDKVLVEETALSSHIIDPIILRLGMVYGPADYNRRFANIVSSMRNQDASIEIPSDLANMKFSKGYVENIAYGIVLATESKEHRKVYNLAERTSLSELQWHNLIAEKLDWHGSVKLVNYKMNSMNFSQHFTIDSSKIRKELGYKEIVSLENGIEKTIQWELVMISSAK from the coding sequence ATGAAAATATTAATCCTTGCTGGAACTGGATTCATTGGCGCTGAAGTATCTAAACAGCTAGTAAATAGAGGGCATGATGTCACCGTGTTTCATAGACCCAACAAGTCTAATATTTCATATAACGAGATACATGGTGACTATAATGACAAGGCAGATCTTTCCCGAGCCATAAATGAAACTATGCCTGATGTTATCATTCACATGAGAGCGCTCTGCAAGGAAAACATAAAATCTTTAGAATCAGCATTAAATAATCAGAAAATCAAAGTCATCATTATATCAAGCTGTGATGTCTATAAAGCTTATGACATCTTATGTAATGGATTAATAGAAAACATCATCCAAACACCGCTAGATGAAAATGCTGAAATTCGCAGCAGTCGATTTCCATACAGAGGGAAGATAGATAGCGACTTTGCTTACGATTATGACAAGGTATTAGTAGAAGAAACCGCGCTATCAAGCCATATTATAGACCCGATCATTTTGCGATTAGGCATGGTATATGGTCCAGCTGATTATAATAGACGTTTTGCGAACATTGTTTCTTCAATGCGTAACCAAGATGCATCTATAGAGATACCAAGCGATTTAGCAAACATGAAATTCTCTAAGGGTTATGTCGAGAATATTGCTTATGGCATTGTGTTAGCAACGGAAAGTAAAGAGCATAGAAAAGTATACAATTTAGCTGAACGGACATCGTTAAGTGAACTTCAGTGGCACAATTTAATTGCTGAAAAATTAGACTGGCATGGCAGTGTGAAGCTAGTTAACTATAAAATGAACAGTATGAATTTCAGCCAACACTTCACCATTGACTCATCTAAAATCAGAAAAGAACTTGGATA
- a CDS encoding HAD family hydrolase: MIEHVIFDVGNVLVRWHPQRIIELSFPQEADTLALAKAVFGDPIWASLNEGKLSWLQAQQAYAQKFAWHDEQIKTLFYQITATQQLLVGTVDLMRRLKAAGYGIYGLTDNVEEIVHYLQLRDDFWAMFDGVVTSYQEGVLKPSPQIYQALQTRYGLNLSHSVFIDDMPANVEGAKAQGMHGIVFVDCGQCEAALRDLGLRF; the protein is encoded by the coding sequence ATGATTGAGCATGTGATCTTTGATGTAGGTAATGTGTTGGTGCGCTGGCATCCACAGCGAATTATTGAGCTGAGTTTTCCGCAGGAAGCTGATACTTTGGCATTGGCGAAAGCGGTTTTTGGTGACCCGATTTGGGCAAGTCTTAATGAGGGTAAATTGAGTTGGCTGCAGGCGCAGCAGGCTTATGCTCAAAAATTTGCTTGGCATGACGAGCAGATCAAAACACTGTTTTATCAGATCACTGCAACGCAGCAATTGCTGGTGGGCACAGTTGATTTAATGCGCCGGTTAAAGGCGGCTGGCTATGGCATTTATGGTTTAACCGACAATGTGGAAGAGATAGTCCATTACCTTCAATTACGTGATGATTTTTGGGCGATGTTTGATGGCGTGGTGACCTCTTATCAAGAAGGGGTGCTTAAACCTTCGCCACAAATCTATCAAGCACTGCAAACGCGCTATGGATTGAACCTATCGCACAGTGTGTTTATTGATGATATGCCTGCCAATGTTGAAGGGGCAAAAGCGCAGGGCATGCATGGGATTGTTTTTGTGGATTGCGGCCAGTGTGAGGCAGCGCTGCGAGATTTAGGGCTGCGATTTTAA
- a CDS encoding glycine cleavage system protein R translates to MNSVFLVSFIGKASPNLIKELAHITHEQGGKWLVSKVNYVDDTVAAVIKVELPSENCDTVKAAFSEQATLTVQFTDLASAELATLPEVSFRVDAQDRPGIVREISHILDERNIEVIDMDCHRFGLGAIAGTMFTAQVSVKMPADITAQDMANDIEALSQGTIVKLQPKQ, encoded by the coding sequence ATGAACTCAGTCTTTTTGGTTAGTTTTATTGGTAAGGCCTCACCCAACTTAATTAAAGAACTAGCTCACATCACCCACGAGCAGGGGGGTAAATGGCTGGTGAGTAAAGTCAATTATGTCGATGACACTGTGGCGGCGGTAATCAAAGTCGAACTTCCCTCAGAGAATTGCGACACCGTGAAAGCCGCATTTAGCGAGCAAGCCACACTCACGGTGCAATTTACCGATTTAGCGTCAGCTGAGCTTGCAACTTTACCGGAAGTCAGTTTCCGTGTGGATGCGCAAGACAGGCCGGGGATCGTGCGAGAAATTAGTCATATTCTTGATGAGCGCAATATTGAAGTGATTGATATGGACTGTCATCGTTTTGGCCTTGGTGCCATTGCCGGCACCATGTTTACCGCGCAAGTCAGTGTCAAAATGCCAGCTGATATCACCGCCCAAGACATGGCCAATGATATCGAAGCACTAAGCCAAGGTACGATTGTAAAACTTCAACCAAAACAATAA
- a CDS encoding DUF4303 domain-containing protein, whose protein sequence is MEQPDYKMIEQAFVEAGTAAIDALSQSALNDIYAFCFDIDIEQGQFSIAANDNANYEAHCLAYEAEWGYVASEDRGIKSVRYSADEFAWFACDCDKLAKVRRLLDDLAQQIYDYLDEDDFADEALAEVSHIEAKVLETAISAIHALKKPMKTLNQSNDFIAFVTQNDADNSALKGLMKASLGEKAFRKLFTDE, encoded by the coding sequence ATGGAACAGCCTGATTACAAAATGATAGAACAGGCCTTTGTTGAGGCCGGAACTGCTGCAATTGATGCTTTATCTCAATCTGCGCTCAATGATATTTATGCTTTTTGTTTCGATATCGATATCGAGCAAGGACAGTTTTCTATTGCGGCGAATGATAATGCCAATTATGAGGCACATTGCTTAGCCTATGAAGCGGAATGGGGCTATGTGGCAAGCGAGGATCGCGGCATAAAAAGTGTGCGATATAGTGCCGATGAGTTTGCTTGGTTTGCCTGCGATTGTGATAAGTTGGCGAAGGTTCGTCGACTGCTAGATGACTTGGCGCAGCAAATTTATGACTATCTCGACGAAGATGATTTTGCCGATGAGGCGCTTGCAGAGGTTTCGCATATTGAGGCCAAAGTACTTGAGACTGCGATTTCAGCCATCCACGCATTGAAAAAGCCGATGAAAACCTTGAACCAGTCTAATGATTTTATCGCTTTTGTGACGCAAAATGATGCGGATAACAGTGCGTTAAAAGGCTTGATGAAGGCAAGCCTTGGTGAGAAGGCATTTCGTAAACTCTTTACCGATGAGTGA
- a CDS encoding VOC family protein, giving the protein MQLLGLDHIVLRTAQLETLQRFYLDLGCELERQVPEFGLVQLRAGSALLDLVDCDGPLGQEGGPPPNGKGHNMAHFCLQLAPIEPQALHQKLAERNLTHQPFIQRYGATGFGDSVYIFDPDGNCIELKPLCWLPESQRKD; this is encoded by the coding sequence ATGCAATTGCTTGGACTTGATCATATAGTGCTGCGCACGGCTCAGCTAGAGACGCTACAGCGCTTTTATTTAGATCTTGGCTGTGAACTTGAGCGGCAGGTCCCTGAATTTGGTCTCGTACAACTGCGTGCGGGCAGTGCGCTACTAGACTTGGTGGATTGTGATGGCCCCCTTGGCCAAGAGGGCGGTCCGCCGCCCAATGGTAAAGGCCATAATATGGCGCATTTTTGTCTGCAACTGGCACCCATTGAACCGCAAGCGCTGCATCAAAAACTGGCGGAGCGAAACCTTACCCACCAACCTTTTATCCAACGTTATGGCGCAACAGGCTTTGGCGATTCTGTCTATATCTTTGATCCGGATGGGAATTGTATTGAACTCAAACCCCTATGTTGGCTACCTGAGTCTCAGCGCAAAGATTGA
- a CDS encoding DUF2937 family protein yields the protein MFIRNMLDKIVFGAALLLALQVPQLVKSYQQFIAGYYTATAEQVAAFETIATQHGFDSLQAMIDAHKQNEDLSVQSDAFHKQDTFNQYQDLQVLTQHFDGNNLLMQVWQMVQPHRRAYLEQAVSYFSPGLPMSLEGLLFGFIGGMLLNLIVMSPLYSLFWLWGKWRRRAPKVKPRPETMRTEPTLNRA from the coding sequence ATGTTTATTCGAAATATGCTCGATAAAATTGTGTTTGGTGCTGCGCTACTTTTGGCGCTGCAGGTGCCGCAGCTGGTCAAAAGTTACCAACAATTTATCGCTGGCTATTACACAGCGACAGCCGAGCAAGTGGCAGCTTTTGAAACTATCGCCACACAGCATGGTTTTGATAGCTTACAAGCGATGATTGATGCACATAAGCAAAATGAAGACTTGAGCGTGCAGTCCGATGCATTTCATAAGCAAGATACCTTCAATCAATATCAAGACTTACAGGTACTCACCCAGCATTTTGATGGGAATAATTTGCTGATGCAGGTATGGCAAATGGTTCAGCCGCATCGCCGGGCTTATTTAGAGCAAGCTGTGAGTTATTTCTCGCCTGGTTTACCCATGAGCCTTGAAGGTTTGTTGTTTGGCTTTATTGGCGGCATGCTGCTCAATTTAATTGTGATGAGCCCGCTCTATAGTCTGTTCTGGTTATGGGGTAAATGGCGCCGCCGAGCGCCGAAAGTTAAACCACGGCCTGAGACAATGCGTACCGAGCCAACATTGAATCGCGCATAA
- a CDS encoding cupin domain-containing protein: MYSLNFDLNQFVAEFWHQKPTVIRQGFANFVDPISADEIAGLAMESEIDSRMVKNANNQWQAFHGPFEDFSALSDTHSQLIVQAANHWHHGLQALAKPFEKLPNWLFDDVMICLSMPEGGVGPHIDQYDVFIIQGSGKRHWRVGDLGDYQDANHETGLRQITGFDAIIDTVLEPGDILYIPPGFPHEGKSLTQAQSYSVGYRSPKAQELLSGFADHILANDLGDKHLHSTGFATRDQHGMISHSDRQELDALLMSLLNNQSMRDQWLGEQLSQARHELDIIPADPLWQAEELQQSLLQGAVFERVAGLKALYHQDAPQTLFIHGDSYRLPEGCETVAALLCDNHYFSGAQLAGLCQNSDLIALLTELCNLGYWYLPESE, translated from the coding sequence ATGTACAGCCTTAATTTCGATTTAAACCAGTTTGTTGCTGAGTTTTGGCACCAAAAGCCAACCGTCATTCGTCAAGGTTTTGCCAACTTTGTCGATCCCATTAGTGCCGATGAAATCGCCGGTCTTGCCATGGAGTCTGAAATTGACTCACGCATGGTCAAAAATGCCAACAATCAATGGCAAGCTTTTCATGGCCCATTTGAAGATTTTAGCGCGTTGAGCGACACCCACTCGCAACTGATTGTTCAAGCCGCCAACCATTGGCACCATGGCCTTCAAGCGCTAGCTAAACCTTTTGAAAAACTACCAAACTGGCTATTTGATGATGTCATGATTTGCCTATCGATGCCCGAAGGTGGCGTTGGTCCGCACATCGACCAATATGATGTATTTATCATCCAAGGCAGCGGTAAACGTCACTGGCGTGTCGGCGATTTAGGCGACTATCAAGATGCCAATCATGAAACTGGTTTGCGCCAAATTACGGGGTTTGATGCGATCATTGATACCGTGCTAGAGCCGGGTGATATTTTGTATATTCCACCGGGTTTCCCACACGAAGGCAAAAGCCTCACCCAAGCACAAAGCTATTCAGTAGGCTATCGCTCACCGAAAGCGCAAGAGCTATTGAGCGGCTTTGCAGACCATATCTTGGCCAATGATTTGGGCGATAAACATCTACATAGCACGGGTTTTGCCACGCGCGATCAACACGGGATGATCAGCCACAGCGATCGTCAAGAGCTCGATGCATTGTTGATGTCTTTGCTCAACAACCAAAGCATGCGTGACCAATGGCTCGGAGAGCAACTCAGTCAAGCGCGTCATGAGTTAGATATCATTCCTGCAGATCCACTCTGGCAAGCCGAAGAGCTGCAGCAAAGCCTACTTCAAGGCGCGGTATTTGAACGTGTTGCGGGCCTCAAAGCCCTCTACCATCAAGACGCACCGCAAACCCTATTTATTCATGGTGACAGCTACCGCCTCCCTGAAGGTTGCGAGACGGTTGCTGCCCTACTTTGTGATAACCACTATTTCAGTGGCGCTCAGTTAGCCGGTCTTTGTCAAAATTCAGACTTGATTGCGCTGCTTACTGAGCTTTGTAATTTAGGGTACTGGTATTTGCCAGAATCAGAATAA
- the purB gene encoding adenylosuccinate lyase, with protein sequence MELSALTAVSPVDGRYGSKTAVLRSIFSEFGLLKYRTIVEIRWLQKLAATAEITEVPAFSDEANAFLNAIADNFSEQDAMRIKEIERTTNHDVKAVEYFLKEKVADNAELHAVNEFIHFACTSEDINNLSHALMLKEARETVMLPEIRNLMDAIRGLAEQYRDMPLLSRTHGQPASPSTMGKEMANVAYRMERQYKQILAVEILGKINGAVGNYNAHISAYPEIDWHQYSQEFVTSLGIDWNPYTTQIEPHDYIAEMFDAFARFNTILIDFDRDVWGYIALGHFKQRTIAGEIGSSTMPHKVNPIDFENSEGNLGLANAIFTHLAQKLPVSRWQRDLTDSTVLRNLGVGCGYAIIAYTSTLKGISKLELNSDALLNELDHNWEVLAEPIQTVMRRYGIEKPYEKLKELTRGKRVDAAGMAAFIDGLELPEDEKVRLKQMTPANYIGDAVKLTDLL encoded by the coding sequence ATGGAACTATCAGCATTGACTGCTGTATCCCCAGTAGACGGTCGCTACGGAAGCAAAACCGCTGTACTTCGCAGCATTTTTAGTGAATTTGGTCTACTGAAGTACCGCACTATTGTTGAGATCCGCTGGCTTCAAAAGCTTGCCGCCACCGCAGAAATCACTGAGGTTCCCGCGTTTAGCGACGAAGCAAATGCTTTCCTGAATGCCATCGCTGACAATTTCAGCGAGCAAGATGCCATGCGCATCAAAGAGATTGAGCGCACAACCAACCACGACGTCAAAGCGGTTGAATATTTCCTCAAAGAGAAAGTCGCTGATAACGCTGAATTGCATGCAGTGAATGAATTCATTCACTTTGCTTGCACCTCAGAAGATATCAACAACCTTTCACACGCATTGATGCTCAAAGAAGCACGCGAAACCGTGATGCTGCCAGAGATCCGCAACCTGATGGATGCAATCCGTGGTTTGGCAGAGCAATATCGTGACATGCCATTACTCTCTCGTACACATGGCCAGCCTGCATCACCAAGCACCATGGGTAAAGAGATGGCCAACGTGGCCTACCGTATGGAACGTCAATACAAGCAAATTCTTGCTGTTGAAATCCTTGGTAAGATCAACGGTGCCGTAGGTAACTACAATGCGCACATCTCTGCTTATCCAGAAATTGACTGGCACCAATATAGCCAAGAGTTTGTGACCTCACTTGGTATTGATTGGAACCCGTACACCACGCAAATTGAACCGCATGATTACATCGCGGAAATGTTTGATGCCTTTGCACGCTTTAACACCATTCTGATCGATTTTGACCGTGACGTTTGGGGCTATATCGCACTAGGCCACTTCAAACAACGCACCATTGCAGGTGAAATTGGTTCATCCACCATGCCGCACAAAGTTAACCCAATCGACTTTGAAAACTCGGAAGGTAACTTGGGTCTTGCCAACGCAATCTTTACCCACCTTGCTCAAAAATTGCCTGTTTCACGCTGGCAGCGTGACCTAACTGACTCAACCGTATTGCGCAACCTTGGTGTGGGCTGTGGTTATGCGATCATCGCTTATACCTCAACACTAAAAGGCATCAGCAAACTTGAGCTAAACAGTGATGCGCTACTCAACGAGTTGGATCACAACTGGGAAGTACTGGCAGAGCCAATCCAAACTGTGATGCGCCGTTATGGCATCGAGAAACCATATGAGAAGCTCAAAGAGCTCACCCGTGGTAAACGTGTTGACGCTGCTGGCATGGCTGCCTTTATCGATGGCCTTGAGCTACCAGAAGATGAAAAAGTGCGCTTGAAGCAGATGACTCCAGCCAACTACATTGGCGATGCGGTGAAATTGACCGACCTACTTTAA
- the hflD gene encoding high frequency lysogenization protein HflD yields MAHTLYDRTLAFAGICQAAKLVQDTAREGRCDEQALSATLASILNTNPANTLEVYGQERDLRSGLKVLTNGMSGSSETNELMRYVVSLIALERKLSSQPELMQKLGQRIQMAQYQREHYELLDENYINNLASIYVDVISPLGPRIQVTGTPAQLQKQSVQNQVRALLLAGIRSTVLWRQVGGKRRQLLLGRSKIVQQANILLARL; encoded by the coding sequence GTGGCCCACACCCTTTATGATCGCACCCTCGCCTTTGCAGGGATTTGCCAAGCCGCAAAACTGGTTCAAGACACAGCGCGTGAAGGGCGCTGTGATGAACAAGCGCTAAGCGCTACATTGGCGAGTATTTTAAATACCAATCCTGCCAATACCCTTGAGGTTTACGGCCAAGAGCGCGATTTGCGCAGCGGTTTAAAAGTACTCACCAACGGCATGAGCGGCTCGTCAGAAACCAATGAATTGATGCGCTATGTCGTCAGTCTCATTGCCCTTGAGCGCAAACTCAGCAGCCAACCTGAGCTAATGCAAAAGCTTGGCCAGCGCATTCAAATGGCACAGTACCAGCGCGAACATTATGAGCTACTTGACGAGAATTATATCAATAACCTCGCAAGTATTTACGTGGATGTGATTAGCCCCCTTGGTCCTCGCATTCAAGTCACAGGAACCCCAGCTCAGCTACAAAAACAAAGCGTACAAAATCAAGTGCGCGCCCTACTGCTCGCTGGGATTCGCAGCACAGTGTTATGGCGTCAAGTCGGTGGCAAACGCCGCCAACTTCTTCTTGGCCGTAGCAAAATCGTGCAGCAAGCCAACATTCTTTTAGCCCGACTTTAA
- the mnmA gene encoding tRNA 2-thiouridine(34) synthase MnmA — MTQPHHDNAQKKVIVGMSGGVDSSVSAYLLLQQGYQVEGLFMKNWEEDDNDEYCSASADLADAQAVCDKLGITLHTINFAAEYWDNVFEYFLAEYKAGRTPNPDILCNKEIKFKAFLEFADEVLDADYIAMGHYVRRTFPTDGSLPQMLRGLDGNKDQSYFLYTLSHAQVARSLFPVGELEKPEVRKIAEEQGLVTAKKKDSTGICFIGERKFTDFLSRYLPAQPGAIETVDGEIIGEHQGLMYHTLGQRKGLGIGGQKGGNGTEDPWYVVDKDVERNVLIVAQGHDHPRLFSNGLIASQLHWVNRTPMQAPLRCSVKTRYRQHDIPCTVVPMDDNTIRVMFDEPQIAVTPGQSAVFYSDEVCLGGGIIEQRI, encoded by the coding sequence ATGACCCAACCTCATCACGACAACGCACAAAAGAAAGTCATCGTCGGCATGTCAGGCGGTGTAGATTCATCCGTCTCCGCTTATCTTCTTCTTCAGCAAGGCTACCAAGTGGAAGGCCTGTTTATGAAAAACTGGGAAGAAGACGACAATGATGAATATTGCTCGGCTTCAGCTGATCTCGCTGACGCACAAGCGGTGTGCGATAAGCTGGGGATCACGCTGCACACCATCAACTTCGCAGCGGAATATTGGGACAATGTATTTGAGTATTTTCTTGCCGAATACAAAGCAGGACGCACACCAAACCCAGACATTCTTTGTAACAAAGAGATCAAATTCAAAGCCTTCCTCGAATTTGCCGATGAAGTGCTCGACGCTGACTACATCGCCATGGGTCACTACGTTCGCCGTACCTTCCCAACCGATGGTAGCCTGCCGCAAATGCTTCGTGGCTTAGATGGCAATAAAGACCAAAGCTACTTCCTATATACCCTCAGCCATGCGCAAGTGGCACGCAGCCTCTTCCCGGTTGGTGAGCTTGAAAAACCGGAAGTTCGTAAAATTGCTGAAGAGCAAGGTCTTGTGACCGCGAAGAAAAAAGACTCAACTGGTATTTGTTTTATTGGCGAGCGTAAATTTACTGATTTTCTATCGCGCTACTTACCAGCACAGCCGGGTGCCATTGAAACCGTCGATGGCGAAATCATTGGCGAACATCAAGGCTTGATGTACCACACCCTTGGCCAACGTAAAGGTCTAGGTATCGGTGGCCAAAAAGGCGGCAATGGCACAGAAGACCCATGGTATGTGGTGGATAAAGATGTCGAGCGCAATGTGTTAATCGTTGCACAGGGCCATGACCACCCGCGTCTATTCTCCAATGGTCTGATTGCAAGCCAGCTGCATTGGGTGAATCGCACACCAATGCAAGCGCCTTTGCGCTGCAGCGTGAAAACACGTTATCGCCAGCATGACATTCCATGTACCGTGGTTCCAATGGATGACAACACCATTCGTGTAATGTTTGATGAACCGCAAATTGCGGTCACACCAGGCCAATCTGCCGTCTTTTATTCAGATGAGGTTTGCTTAGGTGGTGGTATTATCGAGCAACGCATTTAG
- a CDS encoding pseudouridine synthase: protein MSNRLKPAPGSKSKVSSTKVPSKKAHSKKTNVTRTASSHRNTSSSVTRRPSRQRQVGSARPMQGPQQILLFNKPFNVLTQFSGEANDITLAQYIDVKDVYAAGRLDKDSEGLLVLTNDGKLQAKLTQPQSKSPKTYWVQVEGEPSEQALDALRQGVELKDGMTLPAKVERMNAPDIWPRNPPIRERANIPTTWLAITLREGRNRQVRRMTAHIGHPTLRLIRYQLGPWTVDGLAPGEWRRVELPQTSDNTQK, encoded by the coding sequence ATGTCGAATCGCTTAAAACCTGCGCCTGGTTCAAAATCCAAAGTCTCTTCTACAAAAGTACCTTCAAAAAAGGCACATTCTAAAAAAACGAATGTAACTCGCACCGCGTCTTCGCACCGCAACACATCGAGCAGCGTAACGCGACGCCCTTCACGCCAACGTCAGGTGGGCAGCGCACGTCCAATGCAAGGCCCGCAGCAGATTCTTTTGTTTAATAAACCCTTTAATGTGCTCACTCAATTTTCAGGCGAAGCCAATGACATCACACTTGCCCAGTATATTGATGTCAAAGATGTGTACGCCGCAGGTCGCTTAGACAAAGACAGCGAAGGACTCTTGGTACTCACCAATGATGGCAAACTGCAGGCCAAACTCACGCAGCCCCAATCAAAATCGCCGAAAACCTACTGGGTACAAGTGGAAGGTGAGCCCTCAGAGCAAGCGTTAGATGCCCTGCGCCAAGGTGTTGAGCTCAAAGATGGCATGACGCTGCCAGCCAAAGTTGAGCGCATGAATGCCCCTGATATCTGGCCGCGCAATCCACCCATTCGCGAACGCGCGAACATTCCCACCACTTGGCTCGCCATCACTCTGCGCGAAGGTCGCAACCGCCAAGTTCGTCGTATGACCGCACATATTGGCCATCCAACGCTGCGCCTCATTCGATATCAACTCGGCCCATGGACCGTCGATGGTCTTGCGCCTGGAGAATGGCGCCGCGTCGAGCTACCACAAACAAGTGACAACACACAAAAATAA
- the cspD gene encoding cold shock domain-containing protein CspD, with the protein MATGTVKWFNNAKGFGFICPDMGDGDIFAHYSTIQMDGYRTLKAGQQVQYDIHEGPKGYHASNITLLHMDSANA; encoded by the coding sequence ATGGCAACGGGAACAGTGAAGTGGTTCAACAACGCAAAAGGCTTCGGTTTTATCTGCCCTGATATGGGTGATGGCGATATTTTCGCCCATTATTCAACCATTCAGATGGATGGCTACCGCACATTAAAGGCAGGCCAGCAGGTGCAGTACGATATTCACGAAGGACCGAAAGGCTACCACGCTAGTAATATCACACTCCTCCATATGGATAGTGCCAACGCTTAA
- the clpS gene encoding ATP-dependent Clp protease adapter ClpS, translating into MSKLYEWINPDSDVAFEEETALQPPSMYHVVLNNDDYTPMDFVVEVLQVFFGMNADQASDIMLTVHYKGKASCGVFTAEVAETKMAQINAYAREQDHPLLCTIERA; encoded by the coding sequence ATGAGTAAGTTATACGAATGGATTAACCCAGATTCTGATGTGGCGTTTGAGGAAGAAACTGCGCTTCAGCCACCATCCATGTATCACGTGGTACTCAATAACGACGATTACACACCGATGGATTTTGTGGTCGAGGTTTTGCAGGTTTTCTTTGGCATGAATGCTGACCAAGCCTCGGATATTATGTTAACGGTGCACTATAAGGGCAAAGCATCTTGTGGCGTTTTTACCGCCGAGGTGGCGGAAACGAAGATGGCTCAGATCAATGCCTATGCCCGCGAGCAAGATCATCCACTGCTTTGCACCATCGAAAGAGCCTAA